One segment of Actinomycetota bacterium DNA contains the following:
- a CDS encoding SagB family peptide dehydrogenase, giving the protein MSADVARDFHDRTKHSPVSVHSGARRMDPSNRPLPAKRYPQLEPTALPVDWDEPEFGAAAVLAGQAAPEPRPVDVRALARLLFLSAGVTRTMRFPEQTVAFRAAPSAGALYPIEVYVACADLPGLPAGLYHLEPIAFALHRLRDGDVRGALSRAAASDEVARAPLSLVLTGIPWRTTWKYGARGYRHLFWDAGTILSNATVATGAAGWPLQVVTGFVDERVSHLLGLGPPTPFTELPLAVVPVGPHGDRSAPDRELALVEHAVTPLSREEIPEPDALAAHHAGDLADREAVSDWRRHLSQRAPELASATPGVPDTAVGTVEEVILRRGSTRRFDLDADVPRDLLDFGLTVAARPPRRDTADAGAGWAEHLVAVHAVTGVDAGAYRWTAAGLERLPVDIDRRRTAHLCLDQPLGGSSAFTTFHSATLDPLLEAGGARAYRVVQLEAGIAAGRLQLASFALGAGGTGLTFYDDEVRRTFGTDAEPMLVTAIGAPDYQPSPGSRPDRARPLRTDPHGLLR; this is encoded by the coding sequence ATGAGCGCAGACGTGGCACGGGACTTCCACGACCGCACCAAGCATTCCCCGGTCAGCGTGCACTCCGGTGCCCGGCGCATGGATCCGTCGAATCGGCCGCTGCCCGCCAAGCGGTACCCGCAGCTCGAGCCGACTGCCCTCCCGGTCGACTGGGACGAGCCGGAGTTCGGTGCCGCAGCGGTGCTGGCCGGCCAGGCTGCACCCGAGCCACGCCCCGTCGATGTACGTGCGCTGGCTCGGCTGCTGTTCCTGTCCGCCGGCGTCACCAGGACGATGCGGTTCCCCGAGCAGACGGTGGCGTTCCGCGCTGCCCCGTCAGCCGGCGCGCTGTACCCGATCGAGGTGTACGTCGCCTGCGCGGACCTGCCGGGCCTGCCCGCGGGGCTGTACCACCTCGAACCGATCGCATTCGCGCTGCACCGGCTCCGCGACGGCGACGTCCGCGGCGCCCTGTCACGCGCTGCAGCCTCCGACGAGGTGGCCCGCGCCCCGCTCAGCCTGGTCCTTACCGGCATCCCGTGGCGCACCACCTGGAAGTACGGGGCGCGCGGGTACCGCCACCTGTTCTGGGACGCCGGCACCATCCTGTCCAACGCAACCGTGGCGACCGGCGCGGCCGGGTGGCCGCTGCAGGTCGTGACCGGCTTCGTCGACGAGCGGGTCAGCCACCTGCTCGGACTGGGTCCGCCCACACCCTTCACGGAGCTGCCGCTCGCCGTCGTGCCGGTCGGTCCGCACGGAGATCGGAGCGCACCCGACCGCGAGCTGGCGCTCGTCGAACACGCGGTCACGCCGCTGTCGCGCGAGGAGATCCCCGAACCCGACGCACTCGCGGCCCACCACGCCGGCGATCTCGCCGACCGCGAAGCGGTCAGCGACTGGCGTCGCCACCTGAGCCAGCGCGCCCCCGAGCTTGCGTCCGCGACGCCGGGTGTCCCCGACACCGCCGTAGGGACGGTGGAGGAGGTGATCCTGCGCCGCGGATCGACCCGACGCTTCGACCTGGACGCGGACGTCCCCCGCGACCTGCTGGACTTCGGGCTGACGGTCGCGGCGCGGCCGCCCCGACGCGACACGGCCGACGCCGGTGCCGGGTGGGCAGAGCACCTGGTGGCCGTCCACGCCGTCACCGGCGTCGACGCGGGCGCCTACCGCTGGACCGCCGCGGGGCTCGAGCGCCTCCCGGTCGACATCGACCGCAGGCGCACGGCGCACCTCTGCCTCGACCAGCCGCTGGGCGGCTCCTCTGCCTTCACCACCTTCCACAGCGCCACGCTCGATCCGCTCCTGGAGGCCGGAGGAGCACGCGCCTACCGCGTCGTGCAGCTCGAAGCCGGGATCGCGGCGGGGCGGCTGCAGCTCGCGTCCTTCGCGCTCGGCGCTGGCGGCACCGGCCTGACGTTCTACGACGACGAGGTCCGGCGCACGTTCGGGACCGACGCCGAGCCGATGCTGGTCACCGCCATCGGCGCCCCCGACTACCAGCCGAGCCCGGGCAGCCGCCCCGACCGCGCCCGGCCGCTGCGCACCGACCCGCACGGCCTGCTGCGGTGA
- a CDS encoding MFS transporter, producing MTNTGYRFLYPFLPVVARGLGVSLERAGLLISGLSLAGLTTPAVAALNARRGERHRRLATVGLLAFAAGAALAAATTVYVAVLAGFVLLGAAKPVYDVAAHSYLAERTPYARRARILAVIELTWAGALLIGAPATGWLIHRAGWRAPLWVFAALGGLSLVAVPWALDPDRPEAEPGTRTALILDRSSVALLVVTTLFSYGAEVTFVVFGAWLERDFGVSVLGLGALSTLIGVAELLGSSGVVAFGDRIGKRPSVTWGLLLAIVGFAALPLTDDLAPGLAALALALFGFEFTIVSAIPLASEAHPQARSRYLALMVAAISLPRAVAAATGPALFTRVGLAGNAAVAVGANLAALMVLRRFVADRPPEGGDGT from the coding sequence GTGACCAACACGGGTTACCGGTTCCTGTACCCGTTCCTTCCGGTGGTGGCCCGCGGGCTGGGCGTCTCGCTGGAACGCGCCGGGCTGTTGATCTCCGGCTTGTCGCTGGCGGGCCTGACCACCCCTGCGGTGGCCGCGCTCAACGCCCGGAGAGGCGAACGTCATCGTCGACTCGCCACGGTGGGGCTGCTTGCGTTCGCAGCCGGGGCTGCTCTGGCGGCGGCGACCACCGTGTACGTGGCGGTGCTGGCAGGCTTCGTGCTGCTCGGAGCCGCGAAGCCGGTCTACGACGTGGCCGCCCACTCCTACCTCGCTGAACGCACCCCGTACGCGCGACGCGCCCGGATCCTGGCTGTCATCGAGCTGACCTGGGCAGGGGCGCTGCTGATCGGCGCACCGGCGACGGGATGGCTGATCCACCGGGCGGGTTGGCGTGCGCCGCTGTGGGTGTTCGCCGCACTGGGAGGCCTCTCGCTGGTGGCCGTCCCGTGGGCGCTGGACCCGGACCGCCCGGAAGCCGAGCCCGGGACCCGGACCGCCCTGATCCTGGATCGCAGCAGCGTCGCGCTGCTGGTCGTCACCACGCTGTTCAGCTACGGCGCCGAGGTCACGTTCGTGGTGTTCGGGGCGTGGCTGGAGCGCGACTTCGGCGTGTCCGTGCTCGGGCTCGGGGCGTTGTCGACGCTGATCGGAGTGGCCGAGCTGCTGGGGTCGAGCGGCGTGGTCGCCTTCGGCGACCGGATCGGGAAGCGCCCCTCGGTCACGTGGGGTCTGCTCCTGGCGATCGTGGGGTTCGCGGCTCTTCCGTTGACCGACGACCTGGCCCCCGGTCTGGCCGCACTGGCGCTGGCGCTGTTCGGATTCGAGTTCACGATCGTGTCGGCGATCCCGCTGGCGAGCGAGGCTCATCCCCAGGCACGCAGCCGCTACCTCGCCCTGATGGTCGCCGCGATCTCGCTGCCGCGGGCGGTTGCGGCCGCCACCGGCCCGGCGCTGTTCACGCGTGTGGGGCTGGCCGGGAACGCCGCAGTCGCGGTCGGCGCCAACCTGGCTGCCCTGATGGTGCTGCGCCGGTTCGTTGCCGACCGCCCCCCCGAGGGTGGCGACGGGACGTGA